The stretch of DNA ACCAATTAACTTACCTGCATTTAATGAAATGTTATTTCTATTAAATTTTTGATTAGGAATTATACCTTCTTGACTAGTATTAGCATAACTAAAACGATAATCACCGCTTTCATTACCACCCTCAAACGAAACTGAGTTTATGTATGATTTACCAGTTTGGAAAAAGTCTTTAATATTACCATCAAAAGCCTGTAACTTAACCTGTTGATTTAGGAAATTAGGAAAGGTTTTATCCTGTACTTCACTAATTTTAGGTCCCCATCCATTGGTATTAGCAATATTATAGGTCCCTTGAACACCTTGTGCATATTCATTTTGAAACTCCGGCATTTTCAGAATATCATCAAAGCGAAAAGAAGAATTTAAGGTTACAGAAGACTGGCCTTTAACTCCTTTCTTTGTTGTAATCACAATTGCACCACTCTTAGCACGTGCACCATAAAGTGCAGTAGCTGCGGCTCCTTTTAGAACTGTCATTGTTTCAATGTCTTCAGCGTTGATATCTGCCGCTCTGTTACCAAAGTCTGCACCCGCTGTACCCTGAGGAACACCACTCGATACAGTGGAAATCTGAGGAGCACCATTATCTACTGGCATACCATCAATAATGAACAAAGGTTGGCTACTACCATTTAATGAAGACTCACCTCGAATGATAATTTTCGAAGATCCTCCTAAAGTACCTGATTGAGAACTAACTTTTACCCCGGCAACTTTCCCTGCCAATGAATTAATAACGTTAACTTCTCTCGCTTTTGTCAACTCCTCACCTTTAACAATTGGAGCCGAGTACCCTAATGATTTACTCTCGCGAGTAATACCCATTGCTGTTACTACAACCTCACCCAATTGTTTTTCATCGGACTCTAAACTGATATTAACAACAGTAGAAGTTCCAGCTTTTATTTCCCTAGTTACAAAACCGACATAGGAAAAAATAAGTACTGAGTTTTCTGGAACCAGAATAGAATACTTTCCATCTTTATCTGTCTGGGTTCCTAAAGTTGATCCTTTGACAAGAATGCTTACTGCAGGTAATGGGATACCGTCAGATTTTGCAGTTACTGTACCAGTTATTTTTTTCTGTTGAGCATTTGCACCCAATGTTAAAATGCAGAAAATAAAAAGTAACAGTTTAGTAAACTTTTTCTTCATAGTTAATTATTTAATTTTCTTAACCGCAAGGTAATATTTTTGCTATTAGATTACAATTGATCGTAACTTTTTTTTAACATACTTGCTTAAAAGGCCGAAAAAAATTCTTTTTTATTAAATAAAATAATGAATAATTAGCAGCGGATTTAAGGATTATTTTACATTATTCTGCATCCTCATACTCTACAACAAATTTTAACTGGATTTAATTTATAGACAAAATTTTATTTCACACGACCGTGTTTTATGCCAAATTCCCAAAACAAACTTTCCCACAATCTCCAAATCAATGTCATTTTTTAGATGTAGATAAAAATGTAAGCCTCAGTAAAAGATTATTAATGCTATTTTTAGTGCTTAATTTTCACACTTATAGATGCGCGCATTATTTCTTTCACTAACTATATTTACTTCACTTTTCTGTTACCATTCATTTGCTCAAAACAGCACTCCTCAAACTGATTCGATTTCATCTAAACTTAAGAATAGCTTACTTCCTATTCCGGTTATAGGGTCTTCACAAGAGCGGGGATTTGAATTTGGAGTCGCTTCGGTTTATTCATTTTATTTGGATAAGTCTTCTATCGACCAACGTAACTCTACTTTGGGCTTAATTGCATCTTACACTACTAAAAACCAATCAAAAGTTAGCTTAAATGCAAACTTGTGGTCTAAGGCACACAAATGGCATATTACTGGAGATATAAAGTATTATGATTTTCCTAATTACTATTATGGAATCGGTGATAATACCAAAGAAAGTGACAAAGACTTGATTAATGATCGAAAACTGAGGGTAAATATTGATGCAGAAAGGGCTATTAGCAAAAATTTCTACTTAGGAATTGGGGCTTGGTTTTTACATGAATTTATTAGTGAAAAAGATGAACTCGGTATTTATTCAACAAGTGACCTGGAGGGTAAAAGTGGTGGAAATGTAACATTTCTCTCTCTCTCTGCAACTTATGATAACCGTGATATTGTTAACTATCCAAGTAAAGGAGCTTTCCTCCGTTTTTATATTCAGAACTCCTTTAAAGCATTAGCTAGTAATTACAACTTTGTCCTACTTACGTTGGATGCTCGTAAATACTGGAAAATTCACCCTACCACAATTGTGGCTATACAAGGATATGGACAATCATTACAAGGGGCCGACCAGCCTTTTTTTATGATACCGCAAATGGGTAATGATCTTCTAATGCGGGGTTACTACACGGGAAGATATAGGGACCAAAATTACGTGGCAGCTCAAGCAGAGGTAAGATACAGACCTTTTGCTAATCGCCAGGATAAAGGATGGTTTTCATTATCAAGAGGTGTAATTGCCGTTTTTGCGGGAGGCGGAAGTGTATTTAGTAATAGTGGGTTTGACGCTAATTCATTAAAACCGAACTACGGTATTGGCGGACGTTACATATTTGACCCGCGGAATAAATTAACCTTGAGAGTGGATTATGGTTTTGGCAGTAAAAATCCTGGAGAGAAACGCAGTCAAGGTTTTTATTTATCACTTAATGAAGCATTTTAAATCATAAGATTACACTTACTATGTATTGTAATAAGCACTTAAGCGATTATTTCCGATCATTATTTAAAATGAAGTAAATAGCGATCGGAAATAAATACGTTATCGGGAAAACTAATATTTAATTTTAAAGTGCTCTTTTCTTTGCCCTTCTTTAAAGAAGACTAATCCTATTGCAAAAAGGTCTATCGTAACGGTCACTTTCGGATGA from Solitalea canadensis DSM 3403 encodes:
- a CDS encoding BamA/TamA family outer membrane protein; translated protein: MRALFLSLTIFTSLFCYHSFAQNSTPQTDSISSKLKNSLLPIPVIGSSQERGFEFGVASVYSFYLDKSSIDQRNSTLGLIASYTTKNQSKVSLNANLWSKAHKWHITGDIKYYDFPNYYYGIGDNTKESDKDLINDRKLRVNIDAERAISKNFYLGIGAWFLHEFISEKDELGIYSTSDLEGKSGGNVTFLSLSATYDNRDIVNYPSKGAFLRFYIQNSFKALASNYNFVLLTLDARKYWKIHPTTIVAIQGYGQSLQGADQPFFMIPQMGNDLLMRGYYTGRYRDQNYVAAQAEVRYRPFANRQDKGWFSLSRGVIAVFAGGGSVFSNSGFDANSLKPNYGIGGRYIFDPRNKLTLRVDYGFGSKNPGEKRSQGFYLSLNEAF